One genomic segment of Amycolatopsis sp. WQ 127309 includes these proteins:
- a CDS encoding heavy-metal-associated domain-containing protein → MTEATYTVEGMTCGHCATSVREEVSELAGVNGVDVDVESGRVTVTSDTPLTTDAVAAAVTEAGYRLVA, encoded by the coding sequence ATGACCGAAGCGACGTACACCGTCGAGGGCATGACCTGCGGACACTGCGCCACCTCCGTGCGCGAAGAGGTCTCGGAGCTCGCCGGCGTCAACGGCGTTGACGTCGATGTCGAGAGCGGGCGCGTCACCGTGACCAGCGACACCCCGCTGACGACCGACGCCGTCGCGGCCGCGGTCACCGAGGCCGGCTACCGCCTGGTGGCCTGA